The genomic region GCCGCCGCTATAATCCCTCGCCGCCAGGGATGCCGGGGCGGTTGGAAGGACGCTTCCCATGCGATTCGTGAAACTCCAGGGCGCTGGGAACGACTACATTTATATCAACGGCATTGAGACGGCCGTAGCCCGGCCGGAAGAACTGGCTCGCCGCGTGAGCGACCGCCACTTCGGCGTCGGGGCCGACGGCCTGATCCTCGTCCTGCCGGCCGAGGGCGAGGGCGACGTCCGCATGCGCATCTTCAACGCGGACGGCTCCGAGGCCGAGATGTGCGGCAACGGGGTTCGCGGCGTGGCGAAGTTTGCGGCCGACCGCGGCCTGGCGGCAGGCGATACGGTCCGCGTGGAGACCGAGGCGGGTCTGCGCGAGGTCACGCTCGAGCGCGATCCGGACGGGAAGGTCGTCCGGGCCGGCGTCTCGATGGGCCGGCCCGTCCTGGACCCCGAGAAGATCCCGGTCCTTCTGGAGGGCGACCGCGTCGTCGACGTGCCGCTGGTGGTGGGCGGGCGGACGCTCTGGATGACCTGCGTCAATATGGGGAATCCCCATGCGGTGTTCTACGCCGACGACGCCGAGGCCTGGCCGCTCGAGACCCTCGGTCCGAAGATCGAGCATCACGCCCTTTTTCCGGAGCGTGTGAACGTCCACGTGGTCGAGGTGGTCTCGCTCGGCGAGGTGGTGATGCGGACGTGGGAGCGCGGGAGCGGCCCGACGCTGGCCTGCGGGACGGGGGCGTCGGCC from Planctomycetota bacterium harbors:
- the dapF gene encoding diaminopimelate epimerase, which gives rise to MRFVKLQGAGNDYIYINGIETAVARPEELARRVSDRHFGVGADGLILVLPAEGEGDVRMRIFNADGSEAEMCGNGVRGVAKFAADRGLAAGDTVRVETEAGLREVTLERDPDGKVVRAGVSMGRPVLDPEKIPVLLEGDRVVDVPLVVGGRTLWMTCVNMGNPHAVFYADDAEAWPLETLGPKIEHHALFPERVNVHVVEVVSLGEVVMRTWERGSGPTLACGTGASA